A portion of the Terriglobia bacterium genome contains these proteins:
- a CDS encoding Uma2 family endonuclease yields the protein MNRTDVTITGDEFYLVLDVHDLGLTDDQYFRLCRDNDDLRIEMSAQGELIIMSPNKPKTGRKHAVIIQRLRNWAERDGTGEVFDATSEFTLPNGAKRMPDASWILKLRWDSLTEEQQEDFSPICPDFVIEVRSPRDRLKVLKAKMEEYRDNGACLGWLLDPIANRGYIYLPGASVQEIEKPEILRGDPILPGFTFDFREIL from the coding sequence ATGAATCGAACTGACGTAACCATCACAGGCGACGAGTTTTACCTGGTCTTGGATGTCCATGATCTCGGTCTGACGGACGATCAGTATTTCCGCCTTTGTCGCGACAATGACGATCTTCGCATTGAGATGAGCGCGCAAGGAGAGCTGATCATCATGTCACCCAATAAGCCCAAGACGGGCCGGAAGCACGCCGTCATCATTCAACGCCTCAGGAACTGGGCGGAACGAGATGGCACCGGGGAAGTTTTCGACGCCACATCGGAGTTCACTCTGCCGAACGGCGCCAAGCGTATGCCGGATGCGAGTTGGATTCTGAAGCTGCGCTGGGACAGCCTGACCGAGGAGCAACAGGAGGATTTCAGTCCGATCTGCCCCGATTTTGTCATCGAAGTGCGATCGCCCAGAGACCGCCTGAAGGTCCTCAAAGCAAAGATGGAAGAGTACCGCGATAACGGCGCATGTCTCGGGTGGCTGCTCGATCCAATCGCGAATCGCGGTTACATCTACTTGCCCGGCGCATCAGTCCAGGAGATTGAGAAGCCCGAGATTCTCAGAGGCGATCCCATCCTGCCTGGTTTTACGTTTGATTTCCGCGAAATTCTGTAA
- a CDS encoding MFS transporter codes for MAYRWVILIFGMLAYTTSYFARSNYTGIAKFVSADFHLDKAALGLMGSVFLYSYALAQLPWGMASDRWGSRRTVGVCIFLTALTLFGFAASGTYHELLFWRTANGAAAAGVYVVMAGALSRWFSPKERGFAQGVFAAGGATAGEGTANLIVPYLSIQITAGWRPATGILAGIIAVIGVLCIVFLRSAPPGQQPAQKRPLDWPTMKDLRLWSFILVYSGSIIAIRILPPWLPIYAADIYISRGLPVNRAVIAASLLTTLYLAGRLVGVPICSFVSDRLSGRGISRNSLAIGFLLLTAVLFQLMPLGIHSTAALGAIGFLMGISINMYPLVTTAVSETFGAEKTSSVMGFLNTFAQLAGATALLISGYLGIALNSIPGNTLEEYRGIWLVGIAGCLLTAVTGACVPFAAKFFLRPETTP; via the coding sequence GTGGCGTATCGTTGGGTAATCCTCATTTTCGGCATGCTGGCCTACACGACCAGCTACTTCGCGCGCTCAAACTACACGGGCATTGCTAAATTCGTTTCTGCCGACTTCCATCTCGACAAAGCGGCGCTGGGACTCATGGGCTCCGTATTCCTGTATTCATACGCTCTCGCGCAGCTGCCGTGGGGCATGGCTTCCGATCGATGGGGCAGCCGCCGGACCGTTGGCGTTTGCATCTTCCTGACGGCCCTGACCCTCTTCGGGTTCGCGGCCAGCGGCACCTACCATGAGCTTCTGTTCTGGCGCACCGCCAACGGCGCGGCAGCCGCCGGTGTTTACGTCGTCATGGCGGGAGCGCTTTCACGCTGGTTTTCTCCAAAGGAGCGGGGCTTTGCGCAGGGCGTGTTCGCGGCGGGCGGCGCGACGGCAGGCGAAGGCACAGCCAACCTGATCGTGCCCTACCTTTCGATACAGATCACCGCCGGCTGGAGGCCGGCAACAGGAATTCTCGCGGGCATCATTGCCGTCATCGGCGTGCTTTGCATCGTCTTTCTGCGCTCGGCGCCACCGGGCCAACAGCCTGCGCAGAAGAGACCGCTCGACTGGCCGACAATGAAAGACCTTCGACTGTGGTCCTTTATTCTGGTCTATTCCGGATCGATTATCGCGATCCGCATCCTGCCGCCGTGGCTGCCGATTTACGCTGCCGATATCTATATCAGCCGCGGCCTGCCGGTAAACCGGGCCGTCATTGCGGCGAGCCTGCTGACGACCTTATATCTTGCCGGACGCCTGGTCGGCGTTCCCATTTGCAGCTTTGTTTCAGACCGTCTTTCAGGACGCGGCATTTCCCGAAATTCGCTCGCCATCGGATTTCTGCTTCTGACTGCCGTTCTGTTTCAATTGATGCCGCTCGGCATCCATTCCACTGCCGCGCTGGGCGCCATCGGGTTTCTGATGGGAATTTCCATCAACATGTACCCCTTGGTCACGACTGCGGTATCGGAAACTTTCGGAGCGGAGAAGACATCCTCGGTGATGGGGTTTCTGAACACGTTCGCGCAGTTGGCGGGCGCTACCGCGCTTTTGATCAGCGGCTACCTGGGAATTGCTTTAAATTCCATCCCGGGAAACACGCTGGAGGAATATCGTGGAATCTGGCTGGTCGGAATTGCGGGCTGTCTCTTGACGGCAGTGACGGGCGCGTGTGTGCCCTTCGCCGCTAAATTCTTCCTTCGACCGGAGACGACGCCGTAG
- the thiS gene encoding sulfur carrier protein ThiS, which yields MKIEIRLNGEMHELPQPLNIAQLLEHFDLPKDRVAVERNRSIVPKPQWENVSVNPGDEFEVVHFVGGGSGHPDALVVAGRTFKSRLIVGTGKYPSNEVMAEAHQRSGTDMVTVAVRRIDLKAPKGQSLIDFIDREKIMVLPNTAACYTVDDAVRTARLGREAGLSNWVKLEVIGDERTLFPDTAALIEATKILVKEGFIVLPYTNDDLIVARRLIDAGAAAIMPLGAPIGSGMGIQNIAGMRILREMITEVPLIVDAGVGTASDAAIAMELGADGVLMNSAIAGAKDPGGMAEAMNYAVKAGRLAYKSGRIQRKLYATASSPVEGRI from the coding sequence ATGAAAATTGAAATTCGCTTGAACGGCGAGATGCACGAACTGCCTCAGCCGCTGAACATCGCGCAGCTTCTGGAGCATTTCGATTTGCCGAAGGACCGCGTTGCGGTCGAGCGCAATCGATCGATCGTCCCAAAGCCACAGTGGGAAAACGTCTCCGTGAATCCGGGTGACGAATTCGAAGTTGTCCATTTCGTCGGTGGAGGCTCGGGTCATCCCGACGCGCTTGTTGTTGCCGGCCGGACGTTCAAATCGCGGCTGATCGTCGGCACGGGTAAATATCCCAGTAATGAGGTGATGGCCGAAGCCCACCAGAGATCGGGAACCGATATGGTGACCGTCGCGGTCCGGCGAATCGATTTGAAGGCGCCGAAAGGGCAGTCGCTCATCGATTTCATCGATCGGGAAAAGATCATGGTTCTGCCGAATACGGCAGCCTGTTACACCGTCGATGACGCCGTCCGCACCGCGCGGCTTGGCCGTGAAGCCGGGCTTTCGAATTGGGTGAAACTGGAAGTGATCGGCGATGAGCGCACGCTGTTTCCGGATACTGCAGCTCTGATCGAAGCCACGAAGATCCTGGTCAAAGAAGGATTTATTGTCCTGCCTTACACGAATGACGACCTCATCGTCGCCCGCAGGCTGATCGACGCCGGCGCCGCCGCCATCATGCCTCTCGGCGCTCCCATTGGCTCCGGCATGGGAATTCAGAATATTGCGGGCATGCGAATCCTGAGAGAAATGATTACCGAAGTGCCTTTGATCGTCGACGCGGGTGTGGGAACGGCTTCCGATGCGGCCATCGCCATGGAACTCGGCGCCGACGGAGTCCTCATGAACTCGGCGATCGCCGGTGCAAAGGATCCGGGCGGCATGGCGGAGGCGATGAATTACGCGGTCAAGGCCGGCCGCCTTGCTTACAAATCCGGACGTATCCAGCGGAAGTTGTATGCTACGGCGTCGTCTCCGGTCGAAGGAAGAATTTAG